In Pseudomonas sp. DNDY-54, a genomic segment contains:
- the ahcY gene encoding adenosylhomocysteinase, translating to MSAVMTPAGFNDFKVADISLAAWGRREIIIAESEMPALMGLRHKYADEQPLKGAKILGCIHMTIQTAVLIETLTALGAEVRWSSCNIFSTQDQAAAAIAAAGIPVFAWKGETEEEYEWCIEQTILKDGQPWDANMILDDGGDLTQILHDKYPQVLERVHGVTEETTTGVHRLQDMLKKGTLKIPAINVNDSVTKSKNDNKYGCRHSLNDAIKRATDHLLSGKQALVIGYGDVGKGSAQSLRQEGMIVKVSEVDPICAMQACMDGFELVSPYKDGLNDGTDACIDTALLGKIDLIVTTTGNANVCDAGMLKALKKRALVCNIGHFDNEIDTAFMRKNWAWEEVKPQVHKIHRTGPGSFDAHNDDYLILLAEGRLVNLGNATGHPSRIMDGSFANQVLAQIHLFNEKFADLPVIEKTKNVTVMVLPKKLDEEVAAEMVKGFGGVITRLTQGQADYIGVEVEGPFKPDSYRY from the coding sequence ATGAGCGCTGTCATGACGCCTGCCGGTTTCAACGATTTCAAGGTCGCCGATATATCCCTGGCTGCCTGGGGTCGCCGCGAGATCATCATCGCCGAATCCGAAATGCCCGCCCTGATGGGATTGCGCCACAAGTACGCTGACGAGCAGCCGCTCAAAGGCGCGAAGATCCTTGGCTGCATCCACATGACCATCCAGACCGCCGTACTGATCGAGACGCTGACCGCCCTCGGCGCCGAGGTACGCTGGTCCAGCTGCAACATCTTCTCGACCCAGGATCAGGCCGCCGCCGCAATCGCCGCCGCCGGTATCCCGGTGTTTGCCTGGAAAGGCGAGACTGAAGAAGAGTACGAGTGGTGCATCGAGCAGACCATCCTCAAGGACGGCCAGCCGTGGGACGCCAACATGATCCTGGACGACGGCGGCGACCTGACGCAAATCCTGCATGACAAATACCCGCAGGTGCTCGAGCGCGTACATGGCGTCACCGAGGAAACCACCACCGGTGTGCATCGCCTGCAGGACATGCTGAAGAAAGGCACCCTGAAGATTCCGGCGATCAACGTCAACGACTCGGTCACCAAGAGCAAGAACGACAACAAGTACGGCTGCCGTCACAGCCTCAACGACGCCATCAAGCGCGCCACCGACCACCTGCTCTCCGGCAAGCAGGCACTGGTGATCGGCTACGGCGACGTAGGCAAGGGCTCGGCACAGTCGCTGCGTCAGGAAGGGATGATCGTCAAGGTGTCGGAAGTCGACCCGATCTGCGCGATGCAGGCCTGCATGGACGGCTTCGAGCTGGTCTCTCCGTACAAGGACGGCCTCAACGACGGCACCGACGCCTGCATCGACACCGCGCTGCTGGGCAAGATCGACCTGATCGTCACCACCACCGGCAACGCCAATGTCTGCGACGCGGGCATGCTCAAGGCGCTGAAAAAGCGCGCGCTGGTCTGCAACATTGGCCACTTCGACAACGAGATCGACACCGCTTTCATGCGCAAGAACTGGGCGTGGGAAGAGGTCAAGCCGCAGGTGCACAAGATCCACCGCACCGGCCCGGGCAGCTTCGATGCGCATAATGACGACTACCTGATCCTGCTGGCCGAAGGCCGTCTGGTGAACCTGGGCAACGCCACCGGTCACCCGAGCCGGATCATGGACGGCTCGTTCGCCAACCAGGTACTGGCGCAGATTCATCTGTTCAACGAGAAATTCGCCGACCTGCCGGTTATCGAAAAGACCAAGAACGTCACCGTCATGGTGCTGCCAAAGAAGCTCGACGAAGAAGTCGCGGCCGAAATGGTCAAGGGTTTCGGCGGCGTCATCACTCGCCTGACCCAAGGCCAGGCCGACTACATCGGCGTGGAAGTCGAAGGTCCGTTCAAGCCGGATAGCTACCGCTACTAA
- the metF gene encoding methylenetetrahydrofolate reductase [NAD(P)H] codes for MSQTRSHSFSFEFFPTKTDAGHEKLIATAGRLAEYKPDFFSCTYGAGGSTRDRTLNTVLQLDGEVKVPTAPHLSCVGDSKQELRELLHLYKDAGIKRIVALRGDLPSGMGMASGELRYANELVEFIRSETGDHFHIEIAAYPEMHPQARNFEDDLANFVRKAKAGADSAITQYFFNADCYFYFVERVRKLGVDTPIVPGIMPITNYSKLARFSDACGAEIPRWVRKQLESYGDDMESIQAFGTQVITEMSEKLLAGGAPGLHFYTLNQAEPSLAIWENLKLTR; via the coding sequence ATGTCACAAACACGTAGCCACAGCTTCAGCTTCGAATTCTTCCCAACAAAGACCGATGCCGGACATGAAAAGCTCATTGCCACCGCGGGTCGGTTGGCGGAATACAAGCCGGACTTCTTTTCGTGCACCTATGGTGCCGGCGGCTCAACCCGCGATCGCACCCTGAACACCGTGTTGCAACTCGACGGTGAAGTGAAGGTACCGACCGCACCGCACCTGTCTTGCGTAGGCGACAGCAAGCAGGAACTGCGCGAGCTGCTCCACCTCTACAAGGACGCCGGCATCAAGCGCATCGTCGCGTTGCGTGGCGATCTGCCGTCGGGTATGGGCATGGCCAGCGGCGAATTGCGCTACGCCAATGAGCTGGTGGAGTTCATTCGCAGCGAAACCGGTGACCACTTTCACATCGAGATCGCGGCCTATCCGGAAATGCACCCCCAGGCCCGTAATTTCGAGGATGATCTGGCGAACTTCGTGCGCAAGGCCAAGGCCGGTGCGGACAGCGCCATTACCCAGTATTTCTTCAATGCCGACTGCTATTTCTATTTCGTGGAGCGCGTACGCAAGCTAGGCGTAGACACACCCATCGTGCCGGGCATCATGCCGATCACCAACTACAGCAAGCTGGCGCGCTTTTCCGATGCCTGCGGCGCCGAGATCCCACGCTGGGTGCGCAAGCAGCTGGAGTCCTATGGCGATGACATGGAGAGCATCCAGGCCTTTGGCACACAGGTCATCACTGAGATGAGCGAGAAACTGCTCGCCGGCGGCGCACCCGGATTGCACTTCTATACGCTCAATCAGGCGGAACCCAGCCTGGCCATCTGGGAGAACTTGAAGCTGACTCGCTGA
- a CDS encoding DEAD/DEAH box helicase yields MSFASLGLSEALAGAVEAAGYTQPTPVQQRAIPAVLQGRDLMVAAQTGTGKTGGFALPVLEILFPGGHPDREHRHGPRQPRVLVLTPTRELAAQVHDSFKVYARDLPLKSAVIFGGVGMNPQVQAVAKGVDVLVACPGRLLDLANQKAIDLSHVEILVLDEADRMLDMGFIHDVKKVLAKLPTKRQNLLFSATFSKDITDLASKLLHEPEKIQVTPPNTTVERIEQRVFRLQASHKRALLAHLITQGAWEQVLVFTRTKHGANRLAEYLDKHGLPAVAIHGNKSQNARTKALADFKANQVRILVATDIAARGLDIDQLPHVVNFELPNVEEDYVHRIGRTGRAGRSGEAISLVAPDEEKLLKGIERMTKQKIPDGDLMGFDASTIEAEKPEVREPRQPRPARNSERKPRGERTAKTTETAASEPKAGDRNRHGRNKPRSARPAQGSAEQTAAAPVSRPPRLPNDRAPDVFLDDEVDNFGNSVDYVSPYQNKQGRGRRPAAPAQPGGSQPRAAAAPRSGTAGAGAQGKGKRQGQSARGGQPRRKNEGRRIDGDSGGPRRDVAEKPKEKQPVIIHKESKLDRLPSIEQLEQLPTKPRGEKPALLTRNR; encoded by the coding sequence ATGTCCTTTGCTTCCCTCGGTCTCTCCGAGGCTTTGGCCGGTGCCGTCGAGGCCGCCGGTTACACCCAGCCTACACCGGTGCAACAGCGGGCCATTCCCGCCGTGTTGCAAGGACGCGACCTGATGGTCGCTGCACAGACGGGAACCGGCAAGACCGGTGGCTTTGCCCTCCCCGTACTCGAAATTCTTTTCCCGGGCGGCCATCCCGATCGCGAGCATCGTCACGGTCCACGCCAGCCGCGCGTATTGGTACTGACGCCGACCCGCGAACTTGCCGCCCAGGTTCATGACAGCTTCAAGGTCTACGCCCGTGATCTGCCGTTGAAAAGCGCGGTGATCTTCGGGGGCGTCGGCATGAACCCACAGGTTCAGGCTGTGGCCAAAGGCGTTGACGTCCTGGTTGCCTGCCCCGGCCGCCTGCTCGACCTGGCGAATCAGAAGGCCATCGACCTTTCCCACGTGGAAATTCTGGTGCTCGATGAAGCCGACCGCATGCTGGATATGGGCTTCATTCATGACGTGAAGAAGGTCCTGGCCAAGCTGCCGACCAAGCGCCAGAACCTGCTGTTCTCGGCCACATTCTCCAAGGACATCACCGACCTCGCCAGCAAGCTGCTCCACGAGCCGGAGAAGATCCAGGTAACACCGCCAAACACCACCGTCGAGCGCATCGAGCAGCGGGTGTTCCGACTGCAGGCCTCGCACAAGCGCGCCCTGCTGGCCCACCTGATTACACAAGGCGCCTGGGAACAGGTCCTGGTGTTCACCCGCACCAAACACGGTGCCAACCGCCTTGCCGAGTATCTCGACAAGCACGGTCTGCCGGCAGTCGCGATTCACGGCAACAAGAGCCAGAACGCCCGCACCAAGGCGCTGGCTGACTTCAAGGCCAACCAGGTGCGCATCCTGGTCGCCACCGATATCGCCGCGCGCGGCCTGGATATCGATCAACTGCCTCACGTGGTCAACTTCGAGCTGCCGAATGTCGAAGAAGATTATGTCCACCGTATCGGTCGTACCGGCCGCGCGGGGCGCAGCGGTGAGGCCATCTCGCTAGTCGCGCCCGACGAGGAAAAACTGCTGAAGGGCATCGAGCGGATGACCAAGCAGAAGATTCCGGACGGTGATCTGATGGGCTTCGACGCCAGCACCATCGAAGCCGAGAAGCCTGAGGTTCGCGAGCCGCGCCAGCCACGTCCTGCTCGCAACAGTGAACGCAAACCTCGGGGCGAGCGCACCGCCAAAACCACCGAAACTGCAGCCAGCGAGCCGAAAGCGGGTGATCGCAACCGCCACGGGCGCAACAAGCCGCGCAGTGCGCGTCCAGCGCAGGGCTCAGCAGAGCAGACCGCTGCAGCGCCGGTGAGCCGTCCGCCTCGCCTACCGAATGATCGCGCTCCGGACGTATTTCTTGATGACGAAGTCGATAACTTCGGCAACAGCGTCGACTACGTCAGCCCCTACCAGAACAAGCAGGGACGTGGCCGTCGCCCCGCCGCCCCGGCTCAACCCGGTGGTAGCCAACCACGTGCCGCGGCAGCTCCACGCAGCGGCACTGCCGGAGCAGGCGCTCAGGGCAAAGGCAAGCGCCAGGGCCAATCGGCCCGTGGTGGTCAACCACGCCGCAAGAACGAAGGGCGTCGGATCGACGGTGATAGCGGTGGTCCCCGCCGGGACGTTGCGGAGAAGCCGAAGGAAAAGCAGCCGGTCATCATCCACAAGGAGTCGAAGCTGGACCGACTGCCCAGCATTGAGCAGTTGGAACAGCTTCCGACCAAGCCTCGTGGTGAGAAGCCGGCATTGCTGACCCGCAACCGCTGA
- the adeC gene encoding AdeC/AdeK/OprM family multidrug efflux complex outer membrane factor, with translation MNKSLLSLALMAALSGCSLMPDYQRPGAPTAASWPEGEAYIGSASAAKGAQMEVDWQTFFKDPALRQLITVALENNRDLRIAALNVDAYRALYRVQRADVLPLVSGDAAGSRTRTPGDLNQTGESAISSQYSATFGVSWELDLFGRLGSLREQALQEYFATEAAQRSTQVSLIASVANAWLTLQADQALLQVSRDTLKTYEESLSLTQRSFDVGVASALELSQARSAVDTARVGIERYTRQVAQDRNALTLLLGRNIPLDLPADGRLERELLAAVPVGLPSDLLYKRPDIIQAEYQLRAANANIGAARAAFFPRISLTGAVGSASSELSGLFDGGSSYWNFAPSISVPIFNAGQLRANLDYAEISRNIQVAQYEQAIQTAFREVADGLAAQATYVRQVQAQRDLLETSEDYYRLAERRYRTGIDSYLTLLDAQRQLFEVQQQFISDRLAQMVSEVELFKALGGGWDAQGEAIPGQG, from the coding sequence ATGAACAAGTCACTACTGAGCCTGGCACTGATGGCAGCATTGAGCGGCTGCTCGTTAATGCCGGATTACCAGCGGCCTGGCGCACCTACGGCTGCCAGCTGGCCAGAGGGTGAGGCTTACATCGGTTCTGCCAGTGCGGCGAAAGGGGCGCAGATGGAGGTGGACTGGCAGACCTTTTTCAAGGATCCGGCGCTGCGTCAGTTGATCACCGTGGCGCTGGAGAACAACCGCGACCTCCGTATTGCGGCACTGAACGTCGATGCCTATCGCGCCCTTTACCGCGTACAACGAGCCGATGTGCTGCCGCTGGTAAGTGGCGATGCAGCCGGCAGTCGTACTCGAACGCCGGGTGATCTGAACCAGACCGGCGAAAGCGCCATCAGCAGCCAATACAGTGCGACGTTCGGGGTGTCCTGGGAGCTTGATCTGTTCGGGCGCCTGGGTAGTCTGCGCGAGCAGGCATTGCAGGAGTACTTCGCCACGGAGGCGGCGCAGCGGAGCACGCAGGTCAGCCTGATTGCCAGCGTTGCCAACGCCTGGCTGACCTTGCAGGCCGATCAGGCTCTGCTACAGGTGAGCCGTGACACGCTGAAAACTTATGAGGAGAGCCTCTCGCTCACTCAGCGCAGCTTCGATGTTGGCGTAGCCTCAGCACTCGAATTGAGCCAGGCGCGCAGCGCAGTCGATACAGCACGAGTCGGGATCGAGCGTTATACCCGCCAGGTGGCCCAGGATCGCAACGCCCTGACGCTGCTGCTTGGTCGCAATATTCCGTTGGATTTGCCGGCTGATGGTCGGTTGGAGCGCGAGCTGCTCGCGGCGGTTCCGGTGGGGTTGCCGTCGGACCTGCTCTATAAACGTCCGGATATCATTCAAGCTGAATACCAGCTGCGTGCTGCCAACGCCAATATCGGCGCGGCGAGGGCGGCGTTCTTTCCGCGCATCAGCCTCACCGGTGCGGTGGGTAGTGCGAGCAGTGAGCTGTCCGGGCTGTTCGATGGCGGCTCCAGCTACTGGAACTTCGCCCCGAGCATCAGTGTGCCGATCTTCAACGCCGGGCAGCTGCGTGCCAACCTCGACTATGCCGAGATCAGCCGCAACATCCAGGTGGCGCAGTACGAGCAGGCAATCCAGACAGCCTTCCGTGAAGTGGCGGACGGACTGGCCGCTCAGGCCACCTACGTTCGCCAGGTGCAGGCTCAGCGCGATCTGCTGGAGACCAGTGAGGACTATTACCGCCTTGCCGAACGCCGTTACCGCACCGGGATAGACAGCTACCTGACCCTCCTCGATGCACAGCGGCAGCTATTCGAAGTTCAGCAGCAATTCATCAGCGACCGTCTGGCGCAGATGGTCAGCGAGGTCGAGCTGTTCAAGGCATTGGGCGGCGGTTGGGATGCCCAGGGCGAGGCTATACCAGGGCAGGGTTGA
- a CDS encoding efflux RND transporter permease subunit has product MSKFFIDRPIFAWVIALVLMLAGALAVLNLPVNQYPSIAPPNVSISVNYPGASARTVQDTVVQVIEQQLNGLDGLRYISSESNSDGSMSINVTFEQGTNPDIAQVQVQNKLQLATPLLPQAVQQQGIRVSKSARNFLMVVALVSKDGQQTNFDLANYIVANVQDPISRTPGVGDFQVFGAQYAMRIWLDPAKLQQYQLTAVDVRSAVQEQNVQVSSGQLGGLPAVETQQLNATIIGKTRLETPEQFEKILLKVNADGSQVRLRDVAKVELGAESYAIRAEYNGRPAAGLGIRLAAGGNALDTANAVRATISELEPFFPPGVEVVYPYDTTPVISASIEGVVHTLIEAFVLVFLVMFLFLQNLRATLIPTLAVPVVILGTFAVLLTFGYSINTLTMFAMILAIGLLVDDAIVVVENVERVMREEGLSAREATRKSMGQIQSALVGIGVVLSAVLLPMAFFGGSTGVIYRQFSITIVSAMVLSVLVALIFTPALCATILKPHSGDHEGKRGFFGWFNRTFERGTLRYERGVVAVLRRKLPYLLMYLVIVGIMIWMFTRIPTAFLPEEDQGVLFAQVQTPAGSTANRTQEVVEQMRDYLLTEEGETVRSVFTITGFNFAGRGQSSGMAFIMLKPWEERTEPGQGVFDLAERAQGYFFSLRDAMVFAFAPPAVMELGNATGFDVYLQDQAGLGHEALTKARDQFMQLASEDPTLTGVRFNGMRDEPQYRLIIDDEKARAHQVSLAAINDSLSIAWGSSYVNDFIDRGRVKRVYMQGEPTSRMNPEDLGKWYVRNAEGEMVPFTAFATGEWTYGPPKLTRFNGVPAMEILGAAAPGYSSGEAMAAVERIAEQLPAGIGYSWTGQSYEERLSGSQAPALYALSLLVVFLALAALYESWSVPLSVMLVVPLGIVGALAFTMGRGLSNDVFFQVGLLTTVGLSARNAILIVEFAKTLHEQGMTLTAAAIEACRIRLRPIVMTSLAFMLGVLPLAISSGAGAGSKHAIGTGVIGGMLSAMVLAIFWVPLFYVLVSSLGKRKKAGDDEQNGEAQ; this is encoded by the coding sequence ATGTCCAAGTTCTTCATCGATCGGCCAATCTTCGCCTGGGTAATTGCTCTGGTGCTGATGCTCGCCGGTGCGCTGGCGGTCCTTAATCTGCCAGTCAACCAATATCCGAGCATCGCACCGCCGAACGTATCGATATCGGTCAACTATCCGGGCGCTTCGGCGCGGACCGTCCAGGACACCGTCGTTCAAGTCATCGAGCAGCAGCTCAATGGCCTCGATGGGCTGCGCTACATCTCCTCGGAAAGCAACTCCGATGGCAGCATGAGCATCAACGTGACGTTCGAGCAGGGCACCAACCCTGACATCGCCCAGGTGCAGGTCCAGAACAAGCTGCAGCTCGCCACGCCGTTGCTGCCCCAGGCAGTTCAGCAACAGGGCATACGTGTGTCGAAATCGGCGCGCAACTTCCTGATGGTCGTGGCGCTGGTGTCGAAGGATGGACAGCAGACCAACTTCGACCTGGCTAACTACATCGTCGCCAACGTGCAGGACCCGATCTCGCGTACGCCGGGTGTCGGTGACTTCCAGGTGTTCGGCGCCCAGTACGCCATGCGCATCTGGCTCGACCCGGCCAAACTGCAACAGTACCAGCTGACGGCAGTGGACGTCCGGTCCGCGGTACAGGAGCAGAACGTTCAGGTTTCATCCGGCCAGCTTGGCGGCTTGCCGGCTGTAGAAACGCAGCAGCTCAACGCCACGATCATTGGCAAGACACGCCTGGAGACGCCGGAACAGTTCGAAAAGATTTTGCTGAAGGTCAATGCTGACGGATCACAGGTACGCCTGCGCGATGTCGCAAAAGTTGAGCTCGGTGCCGAAAGCTATGCGATCCGCGCCGAATATAACGGCCGCCCAGCAGCGGGCTTGGGGATACGTCTTGCCGCAGGCGGCAACGCACTCGATACCGCAAATGCGGTGCGCGCAACCATTTCCGAGCTGGAGCCCTTCTTCCCGCCGGGCGTCGAGGTGGTTTACCCCTACGACACCACACCGGTGATCTCGGCCTCCATTGAAGGCGTTGTGCATACGCTGATTGAAGCTTTCGTGCTCGTGTTTCTGGTGATGTTCCTGTTCCTGCAGAACCTGCGGGCGACGCTGATCCCGACGCTGGCTGTGCCCGTGGTGATCCTCGGCACCTTTGCGGTCCTGCTGACATTCGGCTACAGCATTAATACGCTCACCATGTTCGCCATGATTCTGGCCATTGGCTTGCTCGTGGACGATGCGATCGTAGTGGTGGAGAACGTCGAACGGGTGATGCGCGAGGAGGGGCTTTCCGCACGGGAGGCCACTCGCAAGTCGATGGGCCAGATACAGAGCGCGCTGGTGGGCATCGGCGTGGTGCTTTCCGCCGTACTGTTGCCGATGGCGTTCTTTGGTGGCTCCACTGGGGTTATCTACCGGCAATTCTCGATCACCATCGTCTCGGCCATGGTGCTCTCGGTGCTGGTCGCGCTGATCTTCACGCCGGCGCTGTGCGCGACCATTCTCAAGCCGCACAGCGGCGATCACGAGGGCAAGCGCGGTTTCTTCGGCTGGTTCAACCGCACCTTCGAGCGCGGCACGCTGCGCTACGAGCGTGGCGTGGTCGCTGTGCTGCGGCGCAAACTGCCCTACCTGCTTATGTATCTGGTCATCGTTGGCATCATGATCTGGATGTTTACCCGCATTCCTACTGCGTTCCTTCCAGAGGAAGACCAGGGTGTGTTGTTCGCCCAGGTTCAGACACCGGCCGGTTCGACCGCAAATCGGACTCAGGAGGTCGTCGAGCAGATGCGCGATTATCTGCTCACTGAGGAAGGTGAGACGGTCCGTTCGGTATTCACCATTACCGGCTTCAACTTCGCCGGTCGTGGCCAGAGCTCAGGCATGGCCTTCATCATGCTCAAACCCTGGGAAGAGCGGACTGAGCCTGGGCAGGGCGTATTCGACCTGGCGGAGCGTGCGCAGGGCTACTTCTTCAGCCTTCGTGACGCCATGGTGTTCGCCTTTGCGCCGCCTGCGGTCATGGAGTTGGGCAATGCCACCGGCTTCGACGTGTATCTGCAGGATCAGGCTGGCCTTGGTCATGAAGCGCTGACCAAGGCTCGCGACCAGTTCATGCAGCTCGCCTCCGAGGACCCGACGCTCACCGGTGTTCGCTTCAACGGGATGCGTGACGAGCCGCAGTATCGGCTGATCATTGACGATGAAAAGGCGCGTGCGCATCAGGTCTCCCTTGCGGCGATCAACGATTCACTCTCCATTGCCTGGGGCTCGAGCTACGTCAATGATTTCATCGATCGGGGTCGGGTCAAACGCGTCTACATGCAGGGCGAGCCGACCTCGCGGATGAATCCGGAGGACCTTGGGAAATGGTACGTGCGTAACGCTGAGGGCGAGATGGTGCCGTTCACCGCCTTTGCCACGGGTGAGTGGACGTATGGCCCGCCAAAGCTGACGCGTTTCAATGGCGTGCCGGCGATGGAAATTCTGGGCGCGGCTGCACCAGGTTACAGCTCCGGCGAGGCCATGGCAGCGGTTGAGCGGATCGCCGAACAATTGCCGGCGGGCATCGGTTACTCATGGACGGGCCAGTCTTATGAGGAACGTTTGTCCGGGTCGCAGGCACCGGCGCTCTATGCGTTGTCGCTGCTGGTGGTATTCCTTGCCCTCGCGGCACTGTACGAAAGCTGGTCGGTTCCGCTCTCTGTCATGCTGGTTGTGCCGTTGGGCATTGTCGGTGCGCTGGCCTTCACCATGGGTCGCGGATTGTCGAACGACGTCTTCTTCCAGGTCGGGCTGCTTACCACTGTAGGCTTGTCGGCGCGTAACGCGATCCTGATCGTCGAGTTCGCCAAGACCCTGCATGAGCAAGGCATGACACTGACCGCTGCCGCGATTGAAGCCTGCCGTATTCGTTTACGTCCTATCGTGATGACGTCCCTGGCGTTCATGCTCGGCGTGCTTCCGCTGGCAATCTCCAGCGGGGCGGGCGCAGGCAGTAAGCATGCAATCGGTACCGGCGTGATCGGCGGCATGCTCAGCGCCATGGTGTTGGCCATTTTTTGGGTGCCGCTGTTCTATGTCCTGGTGTCGTCGCTGGGTAAGCGAAAAAAAGCCGGCGATGACGAGCAAAACGGGGAGGCGCAATGA
- a CDS encoding efflux RND transporter periplasmic adaptor subunit yields MPIKSASAALIPFFVAAFLLSGCQDEQAAAPAAAEQTPQVGIVTLKAEPFALTTELPGRTTAFRVAEVRPQVNGIIQKRLFNEGSEVKKGQQLYQIDPAVYEATLKSAQAKQASARSLSDRYALLVEEQAVSQQAHDEARAASLQAQAELERAKIDLRYTKVLAPISGRIGRSAVTEGALVSNGQTQELATIQQLDPIYVDVTQPVQDLIALRRDLESGRLQQASDSAAKARLILSDGSEYPHDGTLEVAEVAVDEGTGSVTIRAKFPNPEKNLLPGMFVHARLLAGVREQALLVPQQGVTRNARGEPTAMVVGADNKVELRKIKTERAVRNRWLVSEGLQPGDRVITEGLQFIRPGVEVNPQPAGNVQPAGQSDAQAGTAAAGQEG; encoded by the coding sequence ATGCCAATCAAGTCAGCGAGTGCTGCTCTGATCCCCTTCTTTGTCGCTGCGTTTCTGCTCAGTGGTTGCCAGGACGAACAAGCGGCGGCACCTGCCGCAGCTGAGCAAACGCCGCAAGTGGGTATCGTGACGCTCAAAGCCGAGCCGTTCGCGTTGACGACGGAACTGCCAGGCCGAACCACAGCCTTCCGCGTCGCCGAAGTCCGTCCGCAGGTAAACGGGATTATTCAGAAGCGCCTGTTTAACGAAGGCAGCGAAGTGAAAAAGGGACAGCAGCTCTATCAGATTGATCCGGCGGTCTACGAGGCTACCTTGAAAAGCGCTCAGGCGAAGCAGGCCTCGGCCAGGTCGCTGTCGGATCGCTATGCGTTGCTGGTCGAGGAGCAGGCGGTGAGCCAGCAGGCCCATGATGAGGCTCGGGCCGCGTCGTTGCAGGCACAGGCCGAGCTCGAGCGGGCGAAAATTGATCTGCGTTATACCAAGGTACTGGCGCCCATCTCCGGACGCATCGGCCGCTCTGCTGTGACAGAGGGTGCGCTGGTCAGTAATGGCCAGACGCAGGAACTGGCGACTATCCAGCAACTTGATCCGATTTATGTCGATGTGACCCAGCCGGTGCAGGATCTGATTGCCCTGCGGCGTGATCTGGAAAGCGGCCGGCTGCAGCAGGCCAGTGACAGCGCGGCGAAGGCTCGGTTGATCCTATCAGACGGTTCCGAGTATCCGCATGACGGCACGCTGGAAGTTGCCGAGGTGGCCGTAGACGAAGGCACGGGCTCGGTCACCATCCGCGCCAAGTTCCCAAACCCTGAAAAAAACCTGCTGCCCGGAATGTTTGTCCATGCGCGGCTGCTCGCGGGTGTACGAGAGCAGGCTTTGCTGGTGCCTCAGCAAGGCGTTACCCGCAACGCTCGTGGCGAGCCGACGGCGATGGTGGTGGGCGCCGACAACAAGGTCGAGCTGCGCAAGATCAAGACCGAGCGCGCAGTGCGCAATCGCTGGCTGGTCAGCGAAGGCCTGCAGCCAGGTGATCGCGTGATCACCGAAGGCCTGCAGTTCATTCGCCCTGGTGTTGAGGTCAACCCGCAGCCAGCCGGTAATGTCCAGCCGGCCGGGCAGAGCGATGCTCAGGCTGGCACAGCCGCTGCTGGCCAAGAGGGATAA
- a CDS encoding YceI family protein, producing MLKKTLAALAIGSSLMAGQVFAADYAIDTKGQHAFVNFKISHLGYSWLWGTFKEFDGSFSFDADQPEASKVNVTLQTASVDSNHAERDKHLRSDDFLNVSEHPTATFESTSVESTGEGEADITGNLTLNGVTKPVVIAAKFLGEGKDPWGGYRAGFEGMTTLNLKDFDIKMDLGPASQTVDLIISVEGIRQ from the coding sequence ATGCTGAAGAAAACCCTCGCTGCACTGGCCATAGGATCGTCCCTGATGGCCGGACAAGTATTTGCTGCCGATTACGCGATCGACACCAAAGGCCAACATGCTTTCGTTAACTTCAAGATCAGCCACCTCGGCTATAGCTGGCTGTGGGGCACCTTCAAAGAGTTCGACGGCAGCTTCAGCTTCGATGCAGACCAGCCGGAAGCGAGCAAGGTTAATGTCACGCTGCAAACCGCTAGCGTTGACTCCAACCATGCTGAACGCGACAAGCACCTGCGTAGCGACGATTTCCTTAACGTCTCGGAACACCCCACCGCCACCTTCGAATCCACGTCGGTTGAATCTACGGGCGAAGGCGAAGCTGATATCACTGGCAACCTGACCCTTAACGGCGTAACCAAGCCGGTCGTGATCGCCGCCAAGTTTCTAGGTGAAGGCAAAGATCCGTGGGGCGGATATCGTGCAGGGTTCGAAGGAATGACCACGCTCAATCTGAAAGATTTTGATATCAAAATGGATCTCGGCCCGGCGTCGCAGACCGTCGACCTAATCATTTCCGTGGAAGGCATTCGCCAGTAA